The following coding sequences are from one Lepisosteus oculatus isolate fLepOcu1 chromosome 19, fLepOcu1.hap2, whole genome shotgun sequence window:
- the lfng gene encoding beta-1,3-N-acetylglucosaminyltransferase lunatic fringe has translation MFKSCGKKIALSIVGATLTCLLVLLLAEHQRAQVEEVFNEREVGMRSLQSLENLRTKKGASMIQSQSEHQQQDSSNPEQEKGFSAYFTKLTRGRREAEKPELQRQLVTEKPPAEDITPEDVFIAVKTTKKFHQSRLELLLDTWISRNLQQTYVFTDGEDEELKKRMGSHAINTNCSAAHSRQALSCKMAVEYDKFIESGKKWFCHVDDDNYVNVRTLVKLLSGYVHTQDIYIGKPSLDRPIEATERLADNKVRPVHFWFATGGAGFCLSRGLALKMSPWAGGGHFMNTAEKIRLPDDCTVGYIIESVLGVKLIRSNLFHSHLENLQQVPKSGLQNQVTLSYGMFENKRNSINMKGAFSVEQDPSRFKSVHCLLYPDTPWCPTQPAY, from the exons ATGTTCAAAAGTTGCGGGAAAAAAATTGCGCTGTCTATCGTAGGAGCTACCCTCACCTGCTTGTTGGTACTTCTGTTGGCCGAGCATCAGAGAGCCCAGGTAGAGGAGGTGTTTAACGAGAGAGAGGTCGGGATGCGCTCCCTACAAAGCCTGGAAAACCTACGGACAAAGAAAGGCGCTTCTATGATACAGAGTCAGTCGGAACACCAGCAACAAGATAGTTCCAACCCCGAGCAGGAAAAGGGATTTTCTGCTTATTTCACAAAGCTAACGCGGGGAAGGAGAGAAGCGGAGAAACCAGAATTGCAAAGGCAGTTGGTTACAGAGAAGCCACCTGCAGAGGACATCACCCCTGAGGATGTCTTTATCGCGGTCAAGACGACCAAGAAGTTTCATCAGTCCAGGCTGGAGCTGCTTCTTGACACCTGGATATCAAGGAACCTGCAACAG ACATACGTCTTTACAGATGGCGAGGACGAGGAGCTGAAGAAAAGAATGG GAAGCCACGCAATCAACACAAACTGTTCGGCTGCCCACAGTCGCCAAGCGCTGTCTTGCAAAATGGCGGTAGAGTACGACAAGTTCATCGAGTCAGGCAAAAA GTGGTTTTGCCACGTGGATGACGATAACTATGTTAATGTTCGCACTCTGGTGAAACTGCTGTCCGGCTACGTCCACACACAGGATATTTACATTGGCAAGCCCAGCCTGGACAGGCCCATAGAGGCAACGGAGAGACTTGCAGACAACAAAGTG AGGCCAGTTCACTTTTGGTTCGCCACAGGGGGAGCTGGTTTTTGCCTGAGCCGTGGGCTGGCACTGAAGATGAGCCCATGGGCAGG TGGTGGACATTTCATGAACACGGCAGAAAAGATTCGCCTCCCAGATGACTGCACAGTTGGCTACATCATCGAATCCGTCCTGGGAGTCAAACTGATCCGAAGCAACCTGTTCCATTCCCACTTGGAGAACCTGCAGCAGGTGCCCAAGTCTGGACTGCAGAACCAG GTTACACTGAGCTACGGGATGTTTGAGAACAAGAGGAATTCCATCAACATGAAAGGGGCTTTTTCAGTAGAGCAGGATCCTTCTAG GTTTAAGTCTGTTCACTGCTTGCTGTATCCTGACACCCCCTGGTGCCCCACCCAGCCAGCCTATTAA